One Pararhizobium sp. IMCC3301 DNA segment encodes these proteins:
- the uvrA gene encoding excinuclease ABC subunit UvrA, with product MISVRGAREHNLKNVDIDLPRDKLIVMTGLSGSGKSSLAFDTIYAEGQRRYVESLSAYARQFLEMMQKPDVDQIDGLSPAISIEQKTTSRNPRSTVGTVTEIYDYMRLLFARVGIPYSPATGLPIESQTISQMVDRILHLPEGTRLYLLAPIVRGRKGEYRKELAELQKKGFLRIKIDGAYYEISEAPVLDKKYKHDIDVVVDRIVVRPDISSRLADSLETALGLADGIAVAEYADKDDGADAAERLIFSEKFACPVSGFTIAEIEPRLFSFNNPFGACPTCDGLGSEKRIAEDLVIPDPEISIAKGAVAPWSRSTSPYYQQTLAAIGKVYGFGLRDKWSKLSAEAQTAVLFGTGKQEITFTYDDGLRSYKTKKPFEGVIPNLERRWRETDSSWAREDIDKFMSSAPCQTCDGYRLKPEALAVKISGRHIAQISELSIRKAMHWFETLPAELTDKQNEIAGRILKEIRERLAFLNDVGLDYLTLSRNSGTLSGGESQRIRLASQIGSGLTGVLYVLDEPSIGLHQRDNDRLLTTLKHLRDLGNTVIVVEHDEEAILTADHVVDVGPLAGIHGGEIIVAGTPDKIMKCKKSLTGQYLSGQLSIPLPKTRRKPVKNRKITVKGATGNNLKDVTASIPLGTFCCISGVSGGGKSTLLLDTLYRAVAKHLNGARSLPAPYSSITGLEHLDKVIDIDQSPIGRTPRSNPATYTGAFTPIREWFSGLPEAKVRGYAPGRFSFNVKGGRCEACQGDGVMKIEMHFLPDVYVTCDVCKGKRYNRETLEVQFKGKSISGVLDMTVDEGAEFFSAVPAVRDKMLTLQRVGLGYIKVGQQATTLSGGEAQRVKLAKELSKRSTGRTLYILDEPTTGLHFHDVAKLLEVLHELVDQGNTVAVIEHNLEVIKTADWVIDIGPEGGDGGGEIVAEGTPEDIIREERSYTGRFLKDLLDRRPDKTAVMQAAE from the coding sequence ATGATTTCTGTTCGCGGTGCCCGTGAGCACAATCTGAAGAATGTCGACATTGATCTGCCAAGAGACAAGCTGATCGTGATGACCGGCCTGTCAGGCTCTGGCAAATCGTCACTGGCATTTGACACGATCTATGCGGAGGGCCAGAGACGCTATGTTGAATCCCTGTCGGCCTATGCGCGGCAATTTCTGGAGATGATGCAAAAACCGGATGTTGACCAGATTGATGGTCTGTCTCCGGCAATTTCCATTGAACAGAAGACGACGTCGCGCAATCCGCGATCGACGGTGGGAACCGTCACCGAAATATACGATTATATGCGGCTGCTGTTTGCCCGTGTCGGAATTCCCTACTCTCCTGCGACGGGGCTGCCGATTGAAAGCCAGACCATCAGCCAGATGGTTGACCGCATCCTCCATTTGCCGGAAGGCACGCGGCTTTATCTGCTGGCTCCGATTGTACGCGGGCGCAAGGGCGAATATCGCAAGGAACTTGCAGAGCTGCAGAAAAAGGGGTTTTTGCGGATCAAGATTGATGGCGCCTATTACGAGATTTCCGAGGCACCCGTTCTCGACAAGAAGTACAAGCACGATATCGATGTTGTGGTGGATCGGATCGTCGTGCGTCCCGATATTTCTTCCCGGCTGGCGGATTCCCTGGAAACCGCATTGGGGTTGGCAGACGGGATAGCGGTTGCAGAATACGCCGACAAGGATGACGGTGCCGACGCGGCGGAGAGGTTGATATTCTCGGAGAAATTCGCCTGTCCCGTCTCCGGCTTTACCATTGCCGAGATCGAGCCGCGGCTGTTCTCCTTCAACAATCCGTTTGGCGCCTGTCCAACCTGTGACGGGCTTGGGTCGGAAAAACGGATCGCCGAGGATCTGGTGATCCCGGACCCGGAGATTTCCATCGCCAAGGGCGCTGTTGCGCCGTGGTCCCGCTCCACATCACCCTATTATCAGCAGACCCTGGCAGCCATCGGCAAAGTATACGGGTTCGGCCTGCGCGATAAATGGTCGAAATTGTCCGCCGAGGCGCAGACAGCGGTGCTGTTTGGAACCGGCAAACAGGAAATCACCTTCACCTATGATGACGGATTGCGGTCCTACAAGACCAAAAAGCCGTTTGAAGGTGTCATTCCCAACCTTGAGCGGCGCTGGCGCGAAACCGATTCGTCATGGGCACGTGAGGACATTGATAAATTCATGTCCTCGGCACCCTGCCAGACCTGCGATGGCTACCGGTTGAAGCCGGAGGCTCTGGCGGTGAAGATTTCAGGGCGGCATATTGCCCAGATCAGCGAATTATCAATCCGCAAGGCGATGCACTGGTTTGAAACGCTGCCGGCGGAATTAACCGATAAGCAGAACGAGATCGCCGGGCGTATCCTGAAGGAAATCCGGGAAAGGTTGGCGTTTCTCAATGATGTCGGGCTGGATTATCTGACCTTGTCGCGGAATTCGGGAACATTGTCCGGCGGTGAAAGCCAGCGGATCCGCCTTGCCTCGCAGATCGGTTCCGGTCTGACCGGCGTGCTGTATGTGCTCGATGAGCCATCGATCGGTCTGCATCAACGCGATAATGACCGGCTGTTGACCACGCTCAAGCATCTGCGCGACCTCGGCAACACAGTCATTGTTGTTGAACACGATGAAGAAGCCATTCTGACAGCGGATCACGTGGTTGATGTGGGCCCTCTTGCCGGAATTCACGGCGGTGAAATCATTGTCGCCGGCACCCCTGACAAAATCATGAAATGCAAGAAATCCCTGACCGGGCAATATCTGTCCGGCCAGTTGTCGATCCCGCTTCCCAAAACGCGGCGCAAGCCGGTGAAGAACCGCAAGATCACCGTCAAAGGCGCCACCGGCAACAATTTGAAAGACGTCACTGCATCAATACCGCTTGGCACATTCTGTTGTATCAGCGGGGTCTCGGGCGGTGGCAAGTCGACCCTGCTGCTGGACACCCTATACCGTGCTGTTGCCAAACATCTGAATGGTGCCAGGAGCCTGCCCGCTCCGTACAGCTCAATCACCGGACTGGAGCATCTCGACAAGGTGATCGATATCGATCAATCGCCTATCGGGCGCACGCCAAGGTCCAATCCGGCAACCTATACCGGGGCCTTCACACCAATTCGCGAATGGTTTTCAGGCCTGCCGGAAGCGAAAGTCAGAGGCTACGCTCCGGGCCGGTTCTCGTTCAATGTCAAGGGCGGGCGCTGTGAAGCATGCCAGGGCGATGGCGTGATGAAGATCGAAATGCATTTTCTGCCCGATGTCTATGTCACCTGTGATGTCTGCAAGGGCAAGCGCTACAACCGCGAAACTCTTGAGGTTCAGTTCAAGGGCAAATCGATTTCCGGCGTGCTGGATATGACGGTGGATGAAGGCGCAGAGTTCTTTTCGGCTGTGCCGGCAGTGCGCGACAAGATGTTGACCTTGCAACGTGTCGGGCTGGGCTACATCAAGGTCGGTCAACAGGCCACAACATTGTCCGGCGGCGAAGCGCAGCGCGTGAAACTTGCCAAGGAACTGTCTAAACGCTCGACAGGCCGGACCCTGTATATTCTCGATGAACCAACAACCGGGTTGCATTTTCACGATGTGGCGAAACTACTGGAAGTGCTTCATGAACTTGTCGATCAGGGCAATACGGTGGCAGTCATCGAACACAATCTTGAAGTCATCAAAACCGCCGACTGGGTGATTGATATCGGACCGGAAGGTGGCGATGGCGGCGGAGAAATCGTGGCGGAAGGAACGCCTGAAGATATTATTCGGGAAGAACGATCCTATACCGGCAGATTTTTGAAGGACCTGCTTGACCGTAGGCCTGATAAAACTGCTGTGATGCAGGCCGCTGAGTAG
- the ssb gene encoding single-stranded DNA-binding protein, translating to MAGSVNKVILVGNLGADPEIRRLNSGDPVVNLRIATSESWRDKNSGERREKTEWHQVVIFNDNLAKVAENYLKKGAKVYLEGQLQTRQWEDQSGQKRYSTEIVLQKYRGELQMLDSRGQGGQESAGGGQDRGAVTNQGGNNFGQSDPMKGGSSGGSNFSDDMDDEIPF from the coding sequence ATGGCTGGCAGTGTCAACAAAGTAATATTGGTGGGAAATCTGGGAGCAGACCCGGAGATACGCCGTTTGAATTCGGGCGACCCTGTGGTCAATCTTCGCATCGCCACCAGCGAATCCTGGCGCGACAAGAATTCCGGGGAACGCCGCGAGAAAACCGAATGGCACCAGGTCGTGATTTTCAACGACAATCTCGCAAAAGTTGCTGAAAATTATCTCAAAAAGGGTGCCAAAGTCTATCTGGAGGGCCAGTTGCAAACCCGGCAATGGGAAGATCAGTCCGGCCAGAAACGCTACTCCACTGAAATCGTTTTGCAGAAATATCGCGGCGAATTGCAGATGCTGGATTCCCGCGGGCAGGGCGGTCAGGAAAGTGCCGGCGGCGGCCAGGATCGCGGTGCTGTCACCAATCAGGGCGGCAATAATTTCGGTCAGTCAGACCCCATGAAAGGCGGCAGCAGCGGCGGCAGTAATTTTTCCGACGACATGGATGATGAAATTCCGTTCTAG
- a CDS encoding MarC family protein: MELDTLINASVTLLVTIDPIGLAPLFLALTAGMDRAARRQIAFRGIVIATGLLVLFTLAGMTILDLFGITMPAFRIAGGLLLFWLAFEMVYEKRQERKQETTVRAVSHDEMKHIAVFPLAIPLIAGPGAISATVLLSTEMSAPLERAALIGVILGLMVLCMIVFMLAERVDRFLGDTGRMVLTRLLGVILAALSVQFVADGILAFRA; the protein is encoded by the coding sequence ATGGAATTAGACACCCTCATAAACGCTTCCGTGACCCTGCTGGTGACAATTGACCCGATTGGTCTTGCACCGCTGTTTTTGGCTCTCACTGCGGGTATGGACCGGGCGGCGCGCCGGCAGATTGCCTTTCGCGGAATTGTTATTGCAACAGGACTACTGGTGCTGTTTACGCTGGCTGGCATGACCATTCTCGACCTGTTCGGCATCACTATGCCGGCATTTCGCATCGCCGGTGGCCTGCTGTTGTTCTGGCTTGCCTTCGAGATGGTCTACGAAAAGCGCCAGGAACGGAAACAGGAAACCACAGTGCGAGCCGTCAGCCATGATGAGATGAAGCACATTGCTGTGTTTCCGCTGGCGATACCGCTGATCGCCGGCCCCGGGGCGATTTCAGCAACTGTGCTGTTGTCCACCGAAATGTCCGCGCCTCTGGAGCGCGCTGCTTTGATTGGCGTCATTCTCGGGCTTATGGTGCTGTGCATGATTGTCTTCATGCTGGCCGAGCGGGTGGATCGTTTTCTCGGCGATACCGGCCGCATGGTGCTGACGCGGCTTCTGGGGGTTATTCTGGCAGCATTGTCGGTGCAGTTTGTGGCAGACGGCATTCTTGCGTTCAGGGCCTGA
- the gyrA gene encoding DNA gyrase subunit A, whose protein sequence is MKRSYLDYAMSVIVSRALPDVRDGLKPVHRRILYAMHGMGLEFNKSYRKSAGVVGEVMGKYHPHGDSAIYDALVRMAQEFSMRLPLVDGQGNFGSVDGDPPAAMRYTECRMEKAAQYLLADIEKDTVDFQENYDGREREPVVMPSRFPNLLANGAGGIAVGMATNIPPHNLGEVINACIALIDDPAISLSGIMEHMPGPDFPTGGMILGRAGIRSAFETGRGSVIMRGKVATEMVRKDREALVITEIPFQVNKASMIEKIADLVREKRVEGISDIRDESDRDGMRVVVELKRDAVADVVLNQIYRFSPLQSSFGCNMVALNGGKPEQMTLLDMLRAFVAFREVVVSRRTKFLLNKARDRAHVLVGLAIAVANIDEVIALIRAAPDPATARAQLLKKSWPARDIEPLIRLIDDPRHRVQEDGTYKLSEEQARAILELRLQRLTGIGQEEISDELNKLGEEIKKYLEILGSRLHIMTIIKDELLESQELFATPRRTEILEGGAELEDEDLIQREDMVITVSHTGYIKRVPLATYRAQRRGGKGRSGMSTKNEDFVTRLFVANTHTPLLFFSSRGIVYKLKAWRLPVGSPQSRGKALINILPLQQNETITTIMPLPEDEESWAQLDVMFATTRGTIRRNKLSDFVQVNRNGKIAMKLDDGDAIVGVETCSADDDVLLTSLKGQCIRFRVQDVRVFTGRNSVGVRGINLASGDKVIAMSILRHFDATPAERAAYIKQSRMLRGFDDDAALADISDDEAEVTDLAENGIDEARFAAMAEAEQVILAISENGYGKRSSSFEYRVSGRGGKGIAAMNMSSRNGALAASFRVDEGDEIMLVTNGGQLIRCPIGGIRLAGRSTQGVTIFNTAKDEIVVSVERISEIEGDDEDDIEDGDSEVIADGDTETPIDETGPVES, encoded by the coding sequence ATGAAGCGGTCCTATCTCGATTACGCCATGAGCGTGATCGTAAGCCGCGCCTTGCCTGACGTGCGTGACGGTCTGAAACCGGTGCATCGTCGGATCTTGTACGCCATGCATGGCATGGGGCTGGAATTCAATAAATCCTACCGCAAATCTGCCGGTGTCGTGGGTGAGGTGATGGGTAAATATCACCCCCATGGCGACAGCGCGATCTATGATGCGCTGGTTCGAATGGCGCAGGAATTTTCGATGCGGCTGCCGCTTGTCGACGGGCAGGGCAATTTCGGCTCGGTCGATGGCGATCCTCCCGCTGCCATGCGCTATACCGAATGCCGGATGGAAAAGGCAGCGCAGTATCTGCTTGCCGATATTGAGAAAGACACGGTCGACTTTCAGGAAAACTATGATGGGCGAGAACGAGAGCCTGTTGTCATGCCGTCGCGCTTTCCAAATCTTCTGGCCAATGGCGCAGGCGGCATTGCCGTCGGTATGGCGACCAATATCCCGCCACACAATCTGGGCGAGGTGATCAATGCCTGTATCGCCCTGATTGATGATCCGGCTATTTCCCTGTCCGGCATTATGGAGCATATGCCGGGGCCCGATTTTCCCACCGGCGGCATGATCCTCGGGCGGGCTGGAATCCGGTCGGCCTTTGAAACAGGCCGCGGCAGTGTCATCATGCGCGGCAAGGTTGCTACCGAAATGGTGCGCAAGGACCGGGAAGCTCTTGTGATCACGGAAATTCCGTTCCAGGTCAACAAGGCATCGATGATTGAAAAGATTGCCGATCTGGTGCGCGAGAAACGCGTTGAAGGCATTTCCGATATTCGCGACGAATCCGATCGTGACGGCATGCGTGTCGTTGTCGAATTGAAGCGCGATGCGGTTGCCGACGTGGTGCTCAACCAGATTTACCGGTTCTCGCCGCTGCAAAGCTCGTTCGGCTGTAACATGGTGGCTCTGAATGGCGGTAAGCCCGAGCAGATGACACTGCTCGACATGCTGCGCGCCTTTGTTGCCTTCCGCGAAGTTGTGGTCAGCCGCAGAACCAAATTTCTTTTGAACAAGGCGCGCGACCGCGCCCATGTGCTTGTCGGCCTGGCCATCGCAGTGGCAAATATTGACGAAGTGATCGCTCTGATCCGCGCAGCGCCGGACCCCGCCACCGCACGCGCGCAATTGTTGAAAAAAAGCTGGCCCGCCCGCGATATTGAACCACTGATCCGGCTGATTGATGATCCGCGCCACCGCGTTCAGGAAGATGGCACCTACAAACTGTCAGAAGAGCAGGCGCGCGCAATTCTGGAATTGCGTCTGCAGCGTCTCACCGGCATCGGTCAGGAAGAGATTTCCGATGAACTGAACAAGCTTGGTGAGGAGATCAAGAAATATCTTGAGATTCTCGGCTCGCGGCTGCACATCATGACGATCATCAAGGACGAATTGCTCGAATCCCAGGAGTTGTTCGCCACGCCGCGCCGCACGGAAATTCTCGAAGGCGGTGCGGAACTGGAAGATGAAGATCTTATCCAGCGTGAAGACATGGTCATTACCGTATCGCATACCGGCTATATCAAGCGTGTGCCGTTGGCGACATATCGTGCGCAACGGCGCGGCGGCAAGGGCCGCTCGGGAATGTCGACCAAGAACGAAGATTTCGTAACCCGGCTGTTTGTCGCCAATACCCACACACCGCTATTGTTCTTTTCCTCTCGCGGCATCGTTTACAAGCTGAAAGCCTGGCGTCTGCCGGTCGGAAGTCCGCAATCCCGTGGCAAGGCGCTGATCAATATTCTGCCGCTGCAGCAGAATGAGACGATCACCACAATCATGCCATTGCCCGAGGATGAAGAAAGTTGGGCCCAGCTCGATGTGATGTTCGCGACGACGCGCGGCACGATCCGGCGCAACAAATTATCCGATTTTGTTCAGGTCAACCGCAATGGCAAGATTGCCATGAAGCTCGATGACGGTGACGCCATAGTGGGTGTGGAAACCTGTTCTGCCGATGATGACGTGCTGCTGACCAGCCTCAAAGGTCAGTGCATCCGCTTCCGGGTGCAGGATGTACGTGTCTTCACAGGACGCAATTCAGTCGGCGTGCGCGGCATAAATCTGGCGTCAGGTGACAAAGTGATCGCGATGTCAATCCTGCGACATTTTGATGCAACCCCGGCGGAACGCGCCGCCTATATCAAGCAAAGCCGCATGCTGCGCGGCTTTGATGATGATGCGGCATTGGCAGATATCAGCGATGATGAAGCAGAGGTCACGGATCTTGCGGAAAATGGCATTGATGAGGCCAGATTCGCCGCCATGGCCGAGGCAGAGCAGGTCATTCTGGCGATTTCCGAGAACGGCTATGGCAAGCGCAGTTCCTCCTTCGAGTACCGGGTTTCCGGGCGCGGCGGCAAGGGCATCGCAGCCATGAATATGTCAAGCCGCAACGGTGCGCTGGCAGCTTCCTTCCGTGTCGACGAGGGCGATGAAATCATGCTCGTCACCAATGGCGGCCAGTTGATCCGTTGTCCGATTGGCGGCATCCGGCTGGCCGGTCGTTCGACCCAGGGTGTAACCATCTTCAACACTGCCAAAGATGAAATCGTCGTTTCTGTTGAACGCATCAGTGAAATTGAAGGCGACGATGAAGACGACATTGAAGATGGCGATTCAGAAGTTATTGCAGATGGTGATACGGAGACACCGATTGATGAAACCGGCCCGGTTGAATCCTGA
- a CDS encoding DNA polymerase III subunit delta', which yields MSNVEDLDLILQPRRAQRLVGAEALQREFLDALGQGKLHHAWLIGGPVSCGKATLAYQIAKFLLTHQQNAREAAQNAEELSVAADSQAAAKISAGSHPDLLLLSRRWDEEKKRMTSGIPVVDVRRLIHFLGSTAAGGGWRIIVVDKAEDMAPAAANALLKSLEEPPSKSLFLLLSDSYQRLLPTIRSRCRRALLPKPTEPQMQEILRAELGDFDTAGFNAISRLADGRVRYAMDLMQADHGALRQDMQTRLEEAPGDHTSLHALADALTLRNRDALFAEFLERARLFVHERAIAMAGQGAANPWVDVWDQLVQQQRQTETFNLDRKQLILNLFALLNRAKNAEARLPV from the coding sequence ATGTCCAATGTAGAAGACCTTGATCTGATTCTGCAGCCACGGCGCGCACAGCGTCTGGTAGGTGCTGAAGCATTGCAGCGCGAGTTTCTGGATGCGCTGGGGCAGGGCAAACTGCATCACGCATGGCTGATCGGCGGTCCTGTCAGTTGCGGCAAGGCAACTCTGGCCTATCAGATCGCCAAATTTCTCCTCACGCATCAGCAGAACGCCCGGGAAGCTGCCCAAAACGCCGAGGAACTGTCGGTCGCGGCCGACAGTCAGGCGGCAGCAAAGATCAGTGCCGGATCGCATCCTGACCTGCTGTTATTGTCGCGTCGCTGGGATGAAGAAAAGAAACGCATGACCAGCGGCATTCCGGTCGTCGATGTGCGGCGTCTGATCCATTTTCTTGGGTCCACAGCAGCCGGTGGCGGCTGGCGCATCATTGTCGTCGACAAGGCCGAGGATATGGCCCCGGCGGCGGCCAATGCACTTTTGAAATCACTCGAAGAACCACCATCCAAGTCTCTGTTTTTATTGTTGTCTGACAGCTATCAACGTCTTCTGCCAACAATCCGGTCGCGCTGCCGCAGGGCGCTGCTGCCGAAACCGACTGAGCCACAGATGCAGGAAATCCTGCGTGCTGAACTGGGTGATTTTGATACGGCCGGCTTTAACGCAATTTCCAGGCTCGCGGATGGACGCGTGCGCTACGCAATGGACCTGATGCAAGCCGATCATGGCGCGCTGCGTCAAGACATGCAGACACGGCTTGAAGAGGCGCCCGGCGACCACACAAGCCTGCATGCGCTGGCCGATGCGCTGACACTGCGTAACCGGGATGCTTTGTTTGCCGAATTTCTGGAACGGGCGCGGCTGTTTGTTCATGAGCGCGCAATCGCCATGGCCGGGCAGGGAGCCGCCAACCCCTGGGTCGATGTCTGGGATCAACTGGTGCAGCAGCAGCGCCAGACTGAGACCTTTAATCTGGACAGGAAACAGTTGATCCTGAACCTGTTTGCTCTACTAAACAGAGCCAAGAACGCAGAGGCGCGTTTGCCCGTTTAA
- the metG gene encoding methionine--tRNA ligase — MNKKTFYITTAISYPNGAPHIGHAYELIATDALARFKRLDGFDTFFLTGVDEHGLKMLKTARDLGITTQELANRNTARFQDMAAVLNASNDDYLRTTEPRHHAASVEIWKRMAAAGDIYKHTYSGWYSVRDEAYYGEDEVTSGEDGIKLGGQGTPVEWVEEDSYFFRLSAYQDRLLAHFEAHPEFIGPDERRNEVVSFVKSGLRDLSISRTTFDWGVTVPDDPEHVMYVWVDALTNYLTATGFPDENDARARFWPADVHVIGKDIIRFHAVYWPAFLMSAGLALPKRVFAHGFLFNRGEKMSKSVGNVVDPFSLVDIYGLDALRYFLLREVPFGRDGSYSHDAIVARMNADLANDLGNLAQRSLSMVFKNLDGALMTPSTLTEADNVILEQARALLPECREAMDVQAPHNALNAIWNVVSEANRYFAAQEPWALKKTDPQRMSDVLYVTAEIVRRVAILAQPFMPDAATRLLDALAVPSEERSFAALGAADTLTSGTTIAKPEGIFPRFVEPVAAN, encoded by the coding sequence ATGAATAAAAAGACTTTCTATATTACCACCGCAATTTCCTATCCCAACGGCGCGCCCCATATCGGCCATGCCTATGAGCTGATCGCAACAGACGCGCTGGCGCGGTTCAAGCGGCTCGACGGTTTTGACACATTTTTTCTCACTGGCGTTGATGAGCATGGCCTGAAAATGCTGAAAACCGCCCGCGACCTTGGCATAACCACACAGGAACTCGCCAACCGCAACACCGCGCGCTTTCAGGACATGGCGGCTGTTCTGAACGCATCCAATGATGATTATCTGCGCACTACCGAACCGCGACATCATGCGGCCAGCGTCGAAATCTGGAAACGCATGGCTGCGGCCGGGGATATTTACAAGCACACCTATTCAGGCTGGTATTCGGTACGCGATGAAGCCTATTACGGCGAAGATGAAGTTACCTCCGGCGAAGACGGCATCAAGCTTGGCGGGCAGGGCACGCCGGTGGAATGGGTTGAGGAAGACAGCTATTTCTTCCGCCTCTCGGCCTATCAGGACCGTTTGCTGGCGCATTTTGAGGCGCATCCGGAATTCATTGGCCCCGATGAGCGCCGCAATGAAGTGGTCAGTTTTGTCAAATCAGGGCTGCGAGATCTGTCAATTTCGCGCACGACTTTCGACTGGGGCGTGACAGTGCCGGATGATCCGGAACACGTCATGTATGTCTGGGTCGACGCTCTGACGAATTATCTGACTGCAACCGGATTTCCCGATGAAAATGACGCACGGGCGCGGTTCTGGCCGGCTGATGTCCATGTCATCGGCAAGGATATCATCCGCTTTCACGCAGTATACTGGCCCGCCTTCCTGATGTCCGCCGGTCTGGCCTTGCCAAAACGTGTTTTTGCCCACGGATTTCTGTTCAACCGCGGTGAGAAAATGTCGAAATCGGTTGGCAATGTGGTCGATCCGTTCTCTCTGGTCGACATCTATGGCCTTGATGCTCTGCGCTATTTTCTGCTGCGCGAAGTGCCGTTCGGGCGTGATGGCAGTTACAGCCATGACGCCATCGTGGCGCGGATGAATGCGGATCTGGCGAATGATCTGGGCAATCTCGCGCAGCGCTCGCTTTCCATGGTGTTCAAGAATCTCGATGGCGCATTGATGACGCCTTCCACGCTGACTGAAGCAGACAACGTAATCCTGGAACAGGCCAGAGCACTGCTGCCGGAATGCCGGGAGGCGATGGACGTCCAGGCTCCGCACAATGCGTTGAACGCCATATGGAACGTGGTCAGCGAAGCCAATCGCTATTTTGCCGCACAGGAACCCTGGGCACTGAAAAAAACCGATCCGCAACGCATGAGCGACGTACTTTATGTCACCGCTGAAATTGTGCGCAGGGTTGCCATCCTGGCACAACCCTTCATGCCCGATGCTGCGACGCGTCTGCTGGACGCCCTGGCGGTGCCATCTGAAGAGCGCAGTTTCGCTGCGCTGGGCGCTGCTGACACGCTGACAAGCGGCACCACCATTGCCAAGCCGGAAGGTATTTTCCCTCGATTTGTTGAACCGGTGGCAGCGAACTGA